A region of Ramlibacter agri DNA encodes the following proteins:
- a CDS encoding NAD(P)H-dependent oxidoreductase — protein sequence MRVLVVYCHPVETSFGSALHQEVLRNLRAAGHEVDDCDLYAEGFNPVMSRTERLGYHDVPRNRAPMQEYVIRLQRAEALVFCFPTWCFGLPAMLKGFFDRLFMPGVAFDISDPADVKPMLTHIKRISAVVTYGRPRWMAWYMGDPPRKMVTRYLRRLTGNRARADYHAYYHMNVATEPRLAQFKRRVAEAMARFA from the coding sequence ATGCGCGTCCTCGTCGTCTACTGCCACCCGGTCGAAACCAGCTTCGGCTCGGCGCTGCACCAGGAAGTGCTGCGCAACCTGCGCGCCGCCGGCCACGAGGTCGACGACTGCGACCTTTACGCCGAAGGCTTCAACCCGGTGATGTCGCGCACGGAGCGGCTGGGCTACCACGACGTGCCCCGCAACCGCGCGCCCATGCAGGAGTACGTGATCCGCCTGCAACGCGCCGAAGCCCTGGTCTTCTGCTTTCCCACCTGGTGCTTCGGCCTGCCGGCCATGCTGAAAGGCTTCTTCGACCGCCTCTTCATGCCCGGCGTGGCCTTCGACATCAGCGACCCCGCCGACGTCAAGCCCATGCTCACGCACATCAAGCGCATCTCGGCCGTGGTCACCTACGGCCGGCCGCGCTGGATGGCCTGGTACATGGGCGACCCGCCGCGCAAGATGGTCACGCGCTACCTGCGCCGCCTCACCGGCAACCGCGCCCGCGCCGACTACCACGCGTACTACCACATGAACGTCGCCACCGAGCCGCGCCTCGCGCAATTCAAGCGCCGCGTGGCCGAGGCGATGGCCCGCTTTGCCTGA
- a CDS encoding AI-2E family transporter has product MPSPNPLRTPELEFKSLLALVCIATVLFALIIWPFFGAVCWSVFIAIVFWPLHQRFLQGSHGKQNMAAAASLTVILIIVILPLAMIAANITQEASVLVEKLRTGQIEIGAYYQRMVHALPRWLQAVLLRFGMGDLGLLQEKVMATLGNSTQEVTSRVVGIGQVTMNFVVGFFLMLYVLFFLFRDGERLSQSIARAIPLDAQHTRRLLQQFAIVVRATVKGNIAVALVQGVLGALAFWVLGLPGAVLWGAMMALLSLLPAVGAALVWGPVALFYLFTGEIVKGVGLIVWGGIVIGLVDNVLRPILVGKDTRMPDYLVLVATLGGIVVFGLNGFVIGPVIAAVFLVSWEMLASVRQQQSVTPGK; this is encoded by the coding sequence ATGCCCTCTCCCAACCCGCTCCGCACGCCGGAGCTGGAGTTCAAGTCGCTGCTCGCGCTGGTGTGCATCGCCACCGTGCTGTTCGCGCTGATCATCTGGCCCTTCTTCGGCGCCGTCTGCTGGTCGGTCTTCATCGCCATCGTGTTCTGGCCGCTGCACCAGCGCTTCCTGCAGGGCAGCCACGGCAAGCAGAACATGGCGGCGGCCGCGTCGCTGACGGTGATCCTCATCATCGTGATCCTGCCGCTGGCCATGATCGCGGCCAACATCACGCAGGAAGCCTCGGTGCTGGTCGAGAAGCTGCGCACCGGCCAGATCGAGATCGGCGCCTACTACCAGCGCATGGTGCACGCGCTGCCGCGGTGGCTGCAGGCCGTCCTGCTGCGCTTCGGCATGGGCGACCTCGGCCTGCTGCAGGAAAAGGTGATGGCGACGCTGGGCAACAGCACGCAGGAGGTGACCTCGCGCGTGGTCGGCATCGGCCAGGTGACGATGAACTTCGTGGTCGGCTTCTTCCTGATGCTCTACGTGCTGTTCTTCCTGTTCCGCGACGGCGAGCGCCTGTCGCAGAGCATCGCGCGCGCGATCCCGCTGGACGCGCAGCACACGCGCCGGCTGCTGCAGCAGTTCGCCATCGTCGTGCGCGCCACCGTCAAGGGCAACATCGCCGTCGCGCTGGTGCAGGGCGTCCTGGGCGCGCTGGCCTTCTGGGTCCTCGGGCTGCCGGGGGCCGTGCTGTGGGGCGCGATGATGGCGCTGCTGTCCCTGCTGCCGGCCGTGGGCGCGGCGCTGGTGTGGGGACCGGTGGCGCTGTTCTATCTCTTCACCGGCGAGATCGTCAAAGGCGTGGGCCTCATCGTCTGGGGCGGCATCGTCATCGGCCTGGTCGACAACGTGCTGCGCCCCATCCTGGTCGGCAAGGACACCCGCATGCCGGACTACCTGGTGCTGGTCGCCACCTTGGGCGGCATCGTGGTGTTCGGCCTCAATGGCTTCGTCATCGGGCCCGTGATCGCGGCGGTGTTCCTGGTCAGCTGGGAGATGCTGGCCAGCGTGCGGCAGCAGCAATCCGTGACGCCGGGCAAATAA
- a CDS encoding ABC transporter substrate-binding protein: protein MKNLFSRTLFAAATLALCAGAHAEEKFTYMTNWYAQAEHGGFYQAVATGIYKKYGLDVTIKMGGPQVNIYQLMAAGQTDCVMGSSDMQAVITRAGGLPVTTVAAVFQKDPQVLISHDDVAGFEQMKDKTILIAPTAQRGYWLWLKQKYGFTDAQTRPYTFNIQPFVADKNAVQQGYLTSEPFAIQKAGVKAKAHLFADQGWTSYATTITCMDTTVKQRKAAVASFVKATMEGWKSYLADPAPANALIKKDNPNMTDEQLAYSVQKLKEMGIVSSGEAAKAGLGTMDDKRVAANFKFLLDNKLIEPGKVSTADAYDFSFARDAKVLP, encoded by the coding sequence ATGAAGAACCTGTTCTCCCGCACCCTGTTCGCCGCCGCCACGCTGGCCCTCTGCGCCGGCGCCCACGCCGAAGAGAAGTTCACGTACATGACCAACTGGTACGCGCAGGCCGAACACGGCGGCTTCTACCAGGCGGTGGCCACCGGCATCTACAAGAAGTACGGCCTGGACGTCACCATCAAGATGGGCGGCCCGCAGGTCAACATCTACCAGCTGATGGCCGCCGGCCAGACCGACTGCGTCATGGGCAGCAGCGACATGCAGGCCGTCATCACCCGCGCCGGCGGCCTGCCCGTCACCACCGTCGCCGCGGTGTTCCAGAAGGACCCGCAGGTCCTGATCTCGCACGACGACGTCGCCGGCTTCGAGCAGATGAAGGACAAGACCATCCTCATCGCGCCGACCGCGCAGCGCGGCTACTGGCTGTGGCTGAAGCAGAAGTACGGTTTCACCGACGCCCAGACGCGCCCCTACACCTTCAACATCCAGCCCTTCGTGGCGGACAAGAACGCCGTGCAGCAGGGCTACCTCACGAGCGAGCCCTTCGCCATCCAGAAGGCCGGCGTCAAGGCGAAGGCGCACCTGTTCGCCGACCAGGGCTGGACCTCCTACGCCACCACCATCACCTGCATGGACACCACGGTGAAGCAGCGCAAGGCCGCCGTCGCTTCCTTCGTGAAGGCGACGATGGAAGGCTGGAAGAGCTACCTGGCCGACCCGGCGCCCGCCAACGCGCTGATCAAGAAGGACAACCCGAACATGACCGACGAGCAGCTCGCGTACAGCGTGCAGAAGCTCAAGGAGATGGGCATCGTCAGCAGCGGCGAAGCCGCCAAGGCGGGCCTCGGCACGATGGACGACAAGCGCGTCGCCGCCAACTTCAAGTTCCTGCTCGATAACAAGCTGATCGAGCCGGGCAAGGTGTCGACCGCCGACGCCTACGACTTCTCCTTTGCCCGCGACGCCAAGGTGCTGCCGTGA
- a CDS encoding TetR/AcrR family transcriptional regulator — MKQAEAVAPRNPRQNRERVLAAIRAAAIAEFSEKGLSGTSTQAIAERAGLTKPQLHYYIRGKEELYEELLMSVVADWRDMFDAGSTDPGRVLGDYVRAKVRLAFDKPEISRIFTREVLDGGPYLQKFWPDAQLRTRNKVDAINGWIARGLMQPVDAHTLLFSIWAMTQFYADSALQVQQLRQPRQPGWTPAPDALVEELTAFVLRGCGIE; from the coding sequence ATGAAGCAGGCCGAAGCTGTTGCCCCCCGCAACCCGCGCCAGAACCGCGAACGCGTACTGGCGGCCATCCGCGCGGCGGCCATCGCGGAGTTCAGCGAGAAAGGCCTGAGCGGCACCTCCACCCAGGCCATCGCCGAGCGGGCCGGCCTCACCAAGCCGCAGCTGCACTACTACATCCGCGGCAAGGAGGAACTCTACGAGGAGCTCCTGATGTCGGTGGTGGCGGACTGGCGCGACATGTTCGATGCCGGCTCCACCGACCCCGGCCGGGTCCTGGGCGACTACGTCCGCGCCAAGGTGCGGCTCGCGTTCGACAAGCCGGAGATCTCGCGCATCTTCACCCGCGAGGTGCTCGATGGCGGCCCTTACCTGCAAAAGTTCTGGCCCGACGCGCAGCTGCGCACGCGTAACAAGGTGGACGCCATCAACGGCTGGATCGCCCGCGGCCTGATGCAGCCGGTGGACGCCCACACCTTGCTGTTCTCCATCTGGGCCATGACCCAGTTCTATGCCGATTCGGCGCTGCAGGTGCAGCAGCTGCGGCAACCCCGGCAGCCCGGCTGGACGCCGGCGCCGGACGCACTGGTGGAAGAGCTGACGGCCTTCGTGCTGCGGGGCTGCGGCATCGAATAA
- a CDS encoding ABC transporter ATP-binding protein codes for MTSNPPAVSDLPVLKLSNVESSYGPIKAIRGVSLQVRRGEVATVLGSNGAGKTTILKTISGIIDPRKGSIEFKGEDITARDPAHIVQQGLSHVPEGREVFPLLSVRDNLLMGAYTRDDRDGVAQDLEAVYRYFPILKERATQDAGLLSGGQQQMLAISRALMAAPHLVLLDEPSLGLSPKLTREIFEIVVRINRERGTTILLVEQNAHMALTVADYGYVLENGRIVMEDTCARLREKEDIQEFYLGMKEAGVRGERRWKKKKTWR; via the coding sequence ATGACTTCCAATCCGCCCGCGGTCAGCGACCTGCCCGTGCTGAAGCTCTCCAACGTGGAGAGTTCCTACGGCCCGATCAAGGCGATCCGCGGGGTCAGCCTGCAGGTGCGGCGCGGCGAGGTGGCCACCGTGCTGGGCTCCAACGGCGCGGGCAAGACGACGATCCTGAAGACCATCTCCGGCATCATCGACCCGCGCAAGGGCAGCATCGAGTTCAAGGGCGAGGACATCACGGCCCGCGACCCGGCCCATATCGTGCAGCAAGGCCTGTCGCACGTGCCGGAAGGCCGCGAAGTGTTCCCGCTGCTGTCGGTGCGCGACAACCTGCTGATGGGCGCCTACACGCGCGATGACCGCGACGGCGTCGCGCAGGACCTGGAGGCGGTGTACCGCTACTTCCCGATCCTGAAGGAGCGCGCGACGCAGGACGCCGGCCTGCTCTCCGGCGGCCAGCAGCAGATGCTGGCGATCTCGCGCGCGCTGATGGCCGCGCCGCACCTGGTGCTGCTGGACGAACCCAGCCTGGGCTTGAGCCCCAAGCTGACGCGCGAGATCTTCGAGATCGTCGTGCGCATCAACCGCGAACGCGGCACGACCATCCTGCTGGTGGAGCAGAACGCCCACATGGCGCTGACCGTCGCCGACTACGGCTATGTGCTGGAAAACGGCCGCATCGTCATGGAGGACACCTGCGCCCGGCTGCGCGAGAAGGAAGACATCCAGGAGTTCTACCTGGGCATGAAGGAAGCCGGGGTGCGCGGGGAGCGGCGGTGGAAGAAGAAAAAAACCTGGCGATGA
- a CDS encoding creatininase family protein encodes MMHGYIPPHRFLPYLSWTEINALPDRENTVIVLPVGAIEQHGPHLPCAVDSVISAGVIGKALEKLPADVRAFGMAPITYGKSDEHLHFPGTMTLTGTTLLNVVQEIGESVYRAGFRKLLLPNGHGGQPQVLEMAARELRIRHGDFVIVPFHVSRLPNASGKYVSEQEKKLAMHAGHSETALMMALAPETVHMERAVKNFPPVFPSKLLSQDGRPACAWTARDFGPSGVIGDPFGATPEQGKEILDTLSDSWVQAITDLYRMQWVVRDVASWGHGHQRGHIESGTH; translated from the coding sequence ATGATGCACGGCTACATCCCCCCGCACCGCTTCCTGCCTTACCTGAGCTGGACGGAGATCAACGCGCTGCCCGACCGCGAGAACACGGTCATCGTGCTGCCGGTCGGCGCCATCGAGCAGCACGGCCCGCACCTGCCCTGCGCGGTCGACAGCGTCATTTCCGCCGGCGTGATCGGCAAGGCGCTGGAGAAGCTGCCCGCCGACGTGCGCGCCTTCGGCATGGCGCCCATCACCTACGGCAAGAGCGACGAGCACCTGCACTTCCCCGGCACCATGACCCTGACCGGGACCACGCTGCTGAACGTGGTGCAGGAGATCGGCGAGTCGGTGTATCGCGCCGGCTTTCGCAAGCTGCTGCTCCCCAACGGCCACGGCGGCCAGCCGCAGGTGCTGGAGATGGCGGCGCGCGAGCTGCGCATCCGCCACGGCGACTTCGTCATCGTGCCCTTCCACGTCTCGCGCCTGCCCAATGCCAGCGGCAAGTACGTGAGCGAGCAGGAGAAGAAGCTGGCCATGCACGCCGGCCACTCCGAAACGGCGCTGATGATGGCGCTGGCCCCCGAAACGGTGCACATGGAGCGCGCGGTGAAGAACTTCCCGCCGGTGTTCCCCAGCAAGCTGCTGTCGCAGGACGGCCGCCCCGCCTGCGCCTGGACGGCGCGCGACTTCGGCCCCAGCGGCGTCATCGGCGACCCGTTCGGCGCCACGCCGGAACAAGGCAAGGAAATCCTGGACACGCTCTCCGACAGCTGGGTGCAGGCCATCACCGACCTGTACCGCATGCAGTGGGTGGTGCGCGATGTCGCTTCCTGGGGCCACGGGCACCAGCGCGGGCACATCGAAAGCGGCACCCACTGA
- a CDS encoding ABC transporter substrate-binding protein — protein MKLSRAAVLAALALAAGSAAAQNSNQGVTKDEIVLGSIQDLSGPIAGFGKQLKQGMQLRVDEINEQGGINGRKLRLLVEDSGYDPKKAVLAAQKLVNQDKIFAMVGHIGTAQNMAAMPVQFEKNVINFFPLTAAREMYEPLHRLKYSFAATYYDQMRIAVPKLAKDKGARKVCTLYQDDEFGLEVMRGAEAGLKAAGMELTEKTTYKRGATDFSSQVAKLKASGCEVVVLGTIIRETIGAIGEARKTGYSPAFIGSSAAYTELIHKLGGKAMDGFYATHTAQQPYLDEASQAIRFWANKYKTRFGDDPAVFSVYGYEVIDCFAAAARKAGAGLNTDSFIQAMDSMTFPPDMFGSPEMTFSAKKRLGNDASRLSQIQDGRWKVVSDYVKP, from the coding sequence ATGAAGTTGTCTCGCGCCGCCGTCCTGGCTGCCCTCGCCCTCGCGGCGGGCAGCGCCGCCGCCCAGAACTCGAACCAGGGGGTGACGAAGGACGAGATCGTCCTCGGCTCCATCCAGGACCTGTCGGGGCCCATCGCCGGTTTCGGCAAGCAGCTGAAGCAAGGCATGCAGCTGCGGGTGGACGAGATCAACGAGCAGGGCGGCATCAACGGCCGCAAGCTCAGGCTGCTGGTCGAGGACTCCGGCTACGACCCCAAGAAGGCGGTGCTGGCGGCGCAGAAGCTGGTGAACCAGGACAAGATCTTCGCGATGGTCGGCCACATCGGCACGGCGCAGAACATGGCGGCCATGCCGGTGCAGTTCGAGAAGAACGTCATCAACTTCTTCCCGCTCACCGCCGCGCGCGAGATGTACGAGCCGCTGCACCGGCTGAAGTACTCCTTCGCCGCCACCTACTACGACCAGATGCGCATCGCCGTTCCCAAGCTGGCCAAGGACAAGGGCGCCAGGAAGGTCTGCACGCTGTACCAGGACGACGAGTTCGGGCTCGAAGTGATGCGCGGCGCCGAGGCCGGCCTCAAGGCCGCCGGCATGGAGCTGACCGAGAAGACCACCTACAAGCGCGGCGCCACCGACTTCTCCTCGCAGGTCGCCAAGCTCAAGGCCTCGGGTTGCGAGGTGGTGGTGCTGGGCACGATCATCCGCGAGACCATCGGCGCCATCGGCGAGGCGCGCAAGACCGGCTACAGCCCCGCCTTCATCGGCTCCAGCGCCGCCTACACCGAGTTGATCCACAAGCTGGGCGGCAAGGCCATGGACGGCTTCTACGCCACCCACACCGCGCAGCAGCCCTACCTGGACGAAGCCTCGCAGGCCATCCGCTTCTGGGCCAACAAGTACAAGACCAGGTTCGGCGACGACCCGGCGGTGTTCTCCGTCTACGGCTACGAGGTCATCGACTGCTTCGCCGCCGCCGCGCGCAAGGCCGGGGCCGGCCTCAACACCGACAGCTTCATCCAGGCCATGGACAGCATGACCTTCCCGCCCGACATGTTCGGCAGCCCGGAGATGACCTTCAGCGCCAAGAAGCGGCTTGGCAACGATGCGTCCCGCCTCTCGCAGATCCAGGACGGCCGCTGGAAAGTGGTCAGCGATTACGTGAAGCCGTAG
- a CDS encoding AMP-dependent synthetase/ligase: MKQLWNLSHIRPETRIVLEGDTIPAMFWNAVAQRGPKVWLRQKDLGIWRNWTWQRTGEAVREIAGGLLALGFAPRDTASILSNTVVEWVLADLAVLSCGGVANGIYPTDAPAQVQYLCEDSGTSILFVEDDEQLDKALEVRERLPRLRKIVVFDMEGLRDLHDPDVIALDELRRLGRDYNAAHPDAVAQHAAAVRPEDLAILVYTSGTTGKPKGAMHSHAGLAYTVRGYNTLVARDENDECMCFLPLCHIAERLGGEYFSLYTGNRLNFVENPETVPENVREISPTVFAAVPRVWEKFYSAVTIALKEASRLQQAAYGWSIGVGTRIADQVLAGQPVGPALKAQYALANGLALANVRKMIGIDRARFLVTGAAPISPELVKWYLALGVPMLEVWGMTETCGASTGIPAALMRPGSIGPAASYNEVRIDAATGEIQVKGPNVFLGYLNQPEKTRETFTADGWLRTGDVGAVDADGFFRITDRMKDIIITAGGKNVTPSEFENELKFSPYITDAVVIGDQRPYLTAIVMIDQENVEKYAQDHDVPFSSYGSLTRAPEVHALIQSEIDRVNRKFARVEQVKRFYLLDTQLSAEDEELTPTMKLKRKLVQAKYALQIEAMYVSV; this comes from the coding sequence ATGAAGCAACTCTGGAACCTCTCCCACATCCGCCCCGAGACGCGCATCGTGCTCGAAGGCGACACCATTCCCGCGATGTTCTGGAACGCGGTGGCACAGCGCGGGCCCAAGGTGTGGCTGCGGCAGAAGGACCTGGGCATCTGGCGCAACTGGACCTGGCAGCGCACCGGCGAGGCCGTGCGCGAGATCGCGGGCGGCCTGCTGGCCCTGGGCTTCGCGCCGCGTGACACGGCTTCCATCCTCTCCAACACCGTCGTCGAATGGGTGCTCGCCGACCTGGCCGTGCTCTCCTGCGGCGGCGTCGCCAACGGCATCTACCCGACCGACGCGCCGGCGCAGGTGCAGTACCTGTGCGAGGACTCCGGCACCAGCATCCTCTTCGTCGAGGACGACGAGCAGTTGGACAAGGCGCTGGAAGTGCGCGAGCGGCTGCCGCGGCTGCGCAAGATCGTGGTCTTCGACATGGAAGGCCTGCGCGACCTGCACGACCCGGATGTCATCGCCCTCGACGAACTGCGCCGCCTGGGCCGCGACTACAACGCGGCCCATCCCGACGCCGTGGCGCAGCACGCCGCCGCCGTCCGCCCCGAAGACCTCGCCATCCTGGTCTACACCTCCGGCACCACCGGCAAGCCCAAGGGCGCGATGCATTCGCATGCGGGACTGGCCTACACGGTCCGCGGCTACAACACCTTGGTCGCCCGCGACGAAAACGACGAGTGCATGTGCTTCCTGCCGCTGTGCCACATCGCCGAGCGGCTGGGCGGCGAGTACTTCTCGCTCTACACCGGCAACCGGCTCAATTTCGTCGAGAACCCGGAGACGGTGCCCGAGAACGTGCGCGAGATCTCGCCCACCGTGTTCGCCGCCGTGCCGCGGGTCTGGGAGAAGTTCTATTCCGCCGTCACCATCGCGCTGAAGGAAGCCAGCCGCCTGCAGCAGGCGGCCTACGGCTGGTCCATCGGCGTGGGAACGCGCATCGCGGACCAGGTGCTGGCCGGCCAGCCGGTCGGCCCCGCGCTGAAGGCGCAGTACGCGCTGGCGAACGGCCTGGCCCTGGCCAACGTCCGCAAGATGATCGGGATCGACCGCGCCCGCTTCCTCGTCACCGGCGCCGCGCCCATCTCGCCGGAGCTGGTGAAGTGGTACCTGGCGCTGGGCGTGCCGATGCTGGAGGTGTGGGGCATGACCGAGACCTGCGGCGCGTCCACCGGCATTCCGGCCGCGCTCATGCGTCCCGGCTCGATCGGCCCGGCCGCCAGCTACAACGAAGTGCGCATCGACGCCGCCACCGGCGAGATCCAGGTGAAAGGGCCCAACGTCTTCCTAGGCTACCTGAACCAGCCGGAGAAGACCCGCGAGACCTTCACCGCCGACGGCTGGCTGCGCACCGGCGACGTCGGCGCGGTAGACGCCGACGGCTTCTTCCGCATAACCGACCGCATGAAGGACATCATCATCACGGCCGGCGGCAAGAACGTCACGCCCAGCGAATTCGAGAACGAGCTGAAGTTCTCGCCCTACATCACCGACGCGGTCGTCATCGGCGACCAGCGGCCTTACCTGACGGCGATCGTCATGATCGACCAGGAGAACGTGGAGAAGTACGCGCAGGACCATGACGTGCCCTTCTCCAGCTATGGCAGCCTGACGCGCGCGCCCGAGGTGCACGCGCTGATCCAGTCCGAGATCGACCGCGTCAACCGCAAGTTCGCCCGCGTGGAGCAGGTGAAGCGCTTCTACCTGCTGGACACGCAGTTGTCCGCCGAAGACGAGGAGCTCACGCCCACGATGAAGCTGAAACGCAAGCTGGTGCAGGCCAAGTACGCGCTGCAGATCGAGGCGATGTACGTCTCGGTGTAA
- a CDS encoding ABC transporter ATP-binding protein — protein MREPPSVLVESPPAVEVLSAHKTYPNGTVALQPVDLAIQEGEFITLLGPSGCGKSTLLKMVAGLLEPTDGRLLLWRKPVAQLEEAGKKMAFVFQAPTLMPWASVESNVRLPLDLAGVPRAEAAPRVADALALVGLAKFAKALPRNLSGGMQMRVSIARSLVVQPQLLLMDEPFGALDEITRHKLDSDLLELWRSKKLTVIFVTHSIHEAVYLSNKVVMMAARPGRIVEQVTIDEPYPRTPDFMVTPRFAQYAKHLQDSLLRASQENDEEALS, from the coding sequence ATGCGCGAACCCCCTTCCGTGCTGGTCGAATCTCCACCCGCGGTGGAGGTTCTGTCGGCGCACAAGACCTACCCCAATGGCACCGTCGCCCTGCAGCCGGTGGACCTGGCCATCCAGGAAGGCGAGTTCATCACGCTGCTCGGTCCCTCGGGCTGCGGCAAGAGCACCTTGCTGAAGATGGTGGCCGGCCTGCTGGAGCCCACCGACGGCCGCCTGCTGCTGTGGCGCAAGCCCGTGGCGCAACTGGAGGAAGCCGGCAAGAAGATGGCTTTCGTCTTCCAGGCGCCCACGCTGATGCCCTGGGCCAGCGTGGAAAGCAACGTGCGGCTGCCGCTGGACCTGGCCGGCGTGCCGCGCGCCGAAGCGGCGCCGCGCGTCGCCGACGCGCTGGCGCTGGTGGGCCTGGCGAAGTTCGCCAAGGCCTTGCCGCGCAACCTGTCGGGCGGCATGCAGATGCGGGTGTCCATCGCCCGCAGCCTGGTGGTGCAGCCGCAGCTGCTGCTGATGGACGAGCCCTTCGGCGCGCTGGACGAGATCACCCGCCACAAGCTCGATAGCGACCTGCTGGAGCTGTGGCGCAGCAAGAAGCTGACGGTGATCTTCGTGACGCACTCGATCCACGAGGCGGTGTACCTGTCGAACAAGGTGGTGATGATGGCCGCGCGGCCGGGACGCATCGTGGAGCAGGTGACCATCGACGAGCCCTACCCGCGCACGCCGGACTTCATGGTGACGCCGCGCTTCGCGCAGTACGCCAAGCATTTGCAGGACAGCCTGCTGCGCGCCAG
- a CDS encoding ABC transporter ATP-binding protein, which produces MKEVLLSARNLGVRFGGVLAVNGVSFDVKRGEVFTLIGPNGAGKTTVFNLISRIYEPSTGSLEFEGRPLTGQPPHRVAKLGIARTFQNIELFEHASVLHNLLVGRHVHRSSNVFSELFFTRRVRAAEVAAREQVERVIDLLDLQHHRDALVAGLPYGVRKVVELARALCTEPKLLLLDEPSSGLNVEETEDMAFWIQDIRHELGITVLMVEHDMALVSKVSDRVLAMNQGEVLALGTPAEVQSHPGVIEAYLGTAEGVAGLRRELA; this is translated from the coding sequence TTGAAGGAGGTTCTGCTCTCGGCTCGCAACCTGGGCGTGCGCTTCGGCGGCGTGCTGGCCGTCAATGGCGTCAGCTTCGACGTGAAGCGCGGCGAGGTGTTCACGCTGATCGGGCCGAACGGCGCGGGCAAGACGACCGTCTTCAACCTGATCAGCCGCATCTACGAGCCCAGCACGGGCAGCCTCGAATTCGAGGGCCGGCCGCTGACCGGCCAACCGCCGCATCGCGTGGCGAAGCTGGGCATCGCCCGCACCTTCCAGAACATCGAGCTGTTCGAGCATGCCTCGGTGCTGCACAACCTGCTGGTCGGCCGGCACGTGCACCGCTCCAGCAACGTGTTCAGCGAGTTGTTTTTCACGCGCCGTGTCCGCGCCGCCGAGGTCGCCGCGCGCGAGCAGGTGGAACGCGTCATCGACCTGCTGGACCTGCAGCACCACCGCGATGCGCTGGTGGCCGGCCTGCCCTATGGCGTGCGCAAGGTGGTGGAGCTGGCCCGCGCCCTGTGCACCGAGCCCAAGCTCTTGCTGCTGGACGAGCCCTCCTCCGGCCTGAACGTGGAAGAGACGGAGGACATGGCTTTCTGGATCCAGGACATCCGCCATGAGCTGGGCATCACCGTGCTGATGGTGGAGCACGACATGGCGCTGGTCAGCAAGGTCAGCGACCGCGTGCTGGCCATGAACCAGGGCGAGGTGCTGGCGCTGGGCACGCCGGCGGAAGTGCAGTCGCATCCGGGCGTGATCGAGGCGTACCTGGGCACCGCTGAAGGCGTGGCGGGCTTGCGCAGGGAGTTGGCATGA